The genomic segment GGGCGGGACGGCGAAGTCGCCGGTGGCCTGGTCGATGCCGACCGCGTCGACCGTCGCTTCGAGCTTCAGTGCGGGGATGCGCAGGCTGGTGGGCTTGTCAGCAGTGGCCGCGCGGGGCGGCGTACCGTCCTGGATCGGCACCTTGGCGACGGTCTCCGGCGCCGGTGGGGCCGAGGAGGCCAGCGTGGTCACGGCCGGGGCGCCGAAGTCGTCGTCCGGCTGAGCCTGGCACGCCCCGACCCCGGCCGTGATCGCCAGGGCCAGGCCGGCGCCGAGCAGTGAGATGGGCCAAGCGCGCCCCGGACGGGTCCGGGGCGCGCTGTCGGTCGAGTTCATCGACGTCCGGTCGCCAGGCGGGTGAGGCCGAACAGGGCCAGCAGGATGCCGGCCGCGCCGATGCCGTACCAGGGCAGCGAGCCGTTGCCGTCGGCCTGGCCGCCGTCACCGCTGGGCACGCCGCCGGGGGCGGAGTGCAGTCCGGTGATCGTCTGCGACACGATGTCGAGGGTCTTGTCCTCGGCCGAGCCCACCGCGTACACGATCGTCGCGGTGCCTTCCTTCAGGTCGAGGTCGGCCGGGCCGAGCACCCGGGTGTCGCCGCCGGCCAGCACCACGTCGGCCGAGACCGTACCCGCGTCCAGGTCGGCCTTGCCCTCCTTGCCGTTGGTCACGCCCTCGAAGACCGGCTGGCCGCCGGCCCGGATGTCGACGGCCGGGGCGGCCGCGGCGTGCCTGACGATCAGCCGGGCCTTGCCCGCGGCCAGCTTGGCGGTGTCGTTGGCGAACGGGGTCAGCGCGGGCTTGCCGTCGGCGGTCAGGTGCGCGACCAGGCTGATGTTGGCGTCGCCGGGCACCTCGGCGTTGTCGACCTTGAGCAGGGCGCTGCCGATGGCGTCACCCGGCTTGGTCAGGGCGATGTCGTACTCACCCGCGGGCAGGCTCAGCGGGCCGGCGACCTTGCCCGGCTGGAAGTCGGGGATGGTCTTCTTGCCGTTGACGTAGACGTCCACCGCCTGGCCGGGAATGCCGTGCACGACCGTGACCTGTGAGTTGGCCTTGGCGTAGGCCGGCGACGAACCGAGCGCGGCGGCAACGCCAAAACTGAGCAGGGCGACCGCGCCGATCGCGGCCGTACGGCGGAAGGGCAGAATGCGCATCGGATCTCCTGGGGATGATCGTCGTTGATTCCTACGACCGGTCCTTCGCCGCGCCGCCCGCCGGTGGATGCAACCGGAATCAACTTTTTTCCGATGCATCCACGGAGGGCCCGGCGAACGAATCACCTAGGAATCACACTGTGTGCGGGAAGGAGGTCGATGAGCTCCGACGACGAACTCGCCGAGCGGTTACGCGCCGGCGACGAGAAGGCTTTGCGGGTGGCGTACGAGCGACACGGCTCGGCCGTTCTCTATCTGGCTCAGCGAATGGTGGGCAACCGGGCCGACGCGGAGGACATCACGCAGATGACGTTCGTGGCCGCGTGGTCGGGCCGGGACGGCTTCGATCCGCAACGCGGCACGATGCTGGCCTGGCTGCTGGGGATAGCGCGGCGCAAAGCCGTCGACCGGCTCCGGTCGGCGGCGCGGGACCAGCGGACGACGGAGACCGTGCAGGCTCAGCAGACGGCGCCGCCGGCCGAGGAGACACCGGAACGCATCGTCGACCGGCTCGTGGTCGCCGACGAGCTGGGCCGGTTGCCCGAAGAACAGCGACGCACACTGGAACTGGCGTTCTTCGACGATCTCACCCATCCCCAGATAGCGACCGTCACCGGGCTGCCCCTGGGCACGGTCAAGAGCCATATCCGCCGGGGAATGGCCAACCTGCGACGCCGTTGGGAGGTGGACGGTGCAACATTTGGATCCCGATCGGCTGGTCCTTCTCGCGCTCTCTGAGGAGATCGAGGAGCTGAGCGAATCCGATCACCTGGCGCAGTGCGAGGGCTGCCGGCGCGAGATAGAAGAGCTGCGGCACGTCGCCGAGCTCGGCTCGCAGGCGCAAGACCTGCGGGAGCTGCCCGACCCGCCGGCCCATGTGTGGCACGCCATCCAGGCCGGCATCGCCGACGCGCCGGCGCCGGTCGCGCCGGTGATCGACATGGCGGGGCGCCGCGAGCGCCGTCAGCGGCCACGGTGGGTGCTGCCGACGATCGCCGCGGCCGCGGCCGCGGTGCTGGCAGTGGCGGGCACGGTGGCCGTCGACCGGTTCACCAACCGGACACCGGACGGGCCGGTGACGGCCCGCGCGACGCTGGAGCCGCTGAAGGCGGCGCCGCCGAACGCGGGCGGTGACGTCCGGGTGCTGGACGACGGCCGGATGCGGGTCGACGTGCGCAACCTGCCGCTGACCACGGGCTTCCACGAGGTGTGGCTGCTCGATCCGGACCAGCCGGGCAAGATGGTGGCGGTCGGCAGCCTGTCCGACAAGCCCGACGCGGTGCTGCCGGTGCCGCCGGGCACCGACCTGAACCGGTATCGCCTGGTCGACATCAGCGACGAACCGCACGACGGCGACGCCACCCATTCGGGTCGCAGCCTGCTGCGCGGAACTCTCACGTATTAGGTGCATCCAACCGGCACCCGCCGGGCGAAGTACGGGGTGGTGGCACCGCAGCCACCATCCCGTACCCGGAAAGGACGCCCGAAGATGAGGTTCACCCGAGCCGCCGCCGTCGCGACCGCCGCGATCGTCGCCTCCGCCCTCACCGCCGCACCGGCCTCCGCGCACGGCAAGACCAAACCGCTGGGCACCAAGTCCCTCGCGGCCGTGCTGACCGCGGACAAGAGCGGCTTCGACCGCAACGGCCACGACTACGACATCCTCACCGCCGCCGTGCTGGCCGTCCTCAAGGCCAAGCCGGCCAGCCCGGTCAAGGTGCTGGCCGACGGCAAGAC from the Paractinoplanes abujensis genome contains:
- a CDS encoding DUF4397 domain-containing protein — encoded protein: MRILPFRRTAAIGAVALLSFGVAAALGSSPAYAKANSQVTVVHGIPGQAVDVYVNGKKTIPDFQPGKVAGPLSLPAGEYDIALTKPGDAIGSALLKVDNAEVPGDANISLVAHLTADGKPALTPFANDTAKLAAGKARLIVRHAAAAPAVDIRAGGQPVFEGVTNGKEGKADLDAGTVSADVVLAGGDTRVLGPADLDLKEGTATIVYAVGSAEDKTLDIVSQTITGLHSAPGGVPSGDGGQADGNGSLPWYGIGAAGILLALFGLTRLATGRR
- a CDS encoding RNA polymerase sigma factor, with product MSSDDELAERLRAGDEKALRVAYERHGSAVLYLAQRMVGNRADAEDITQMTFVAAWSGRDGFDPQRGTMLAWLLGIARRKAVDRLRSAARDQRTTETVQAQQTAPPAEETPERIVDRLVVADELGRLPEEQRRTLELAFFDDLTHPQIATVTGLPLGTVKSHIRRGMANLRRRWEVDGATFGSRSAGPSRAL
- a CDS encoding anti-sigma factor, with translation MQHLDPDRLVLLALSEEIEELSESDHLAQCEGCRREIEELRHVAELGSQAQDLRELPDPPAHVWHAIQAGIADAPAPVAPVIDMAGRRERRQRPRWVLPTIAAAAAAVLAVAGTVAVDRFTNRTPDGPVTARATLEPLKAAPPNAGGDVRVLDDGRMRVDVRNLPLTTGFHEVWLLDPDQPGKMVAVGSLSDKPDAVLPVPPGTDLNRYRLVDISDEPHDGDATHSGRSLLRGTLTY